The following proteins are encoded in a genomic region of Necator americanus strain Aroian chromosome II, whole genome shotgun sequence:
- a CDS encoding hypothetical protein (NECATOR_CHRII.G4359.T1), whose amino-acid sequence MNKNKELTTRVLFKYGTKMDTGLETVVKMNADFRRIKKMKPEFLRTVYKCSRKVFKICMCRGVWYAIGTYQGLAAHKAVIRSCLMPSISIHVLSIALCLSSGFQQGYIASVLNQPYLQIENYINESWAERMEKPLDEDLLNVLWSLLNVCFPIATIFGQFLAAFLCKEIGRKGTALLASSLYIPGVLLCAASKYLHPYFELLYIGRILWSLANGVNSVNATVWIVECAPPEIRGRMAAMQEFFMAAGALVTQALGVPFSEDHLWPYVFVPNIVFVLLSMGLLAFVYESPQYIMEKEGNKTKARRALAAYHGVSVDDASIEAELRICEDSVSRKSTNAKNATCAIQTEHDSVTVIFMPWKARDDTSKVIREAAWLGVMVKIAYVFTGARCLRAFSTFILYDLGGWSFDSALYGSFVTSLLRLPFTLIPVFLVDRLGRRPLMITSTVISLLSLTTMIVAIDLGPNFKVATLIGLSVLLLITACGIGSVSRFYAAELVPRSLLISSVSILTMFEAMTKIAVEFAWYPIANVIGAQSLLMFLIPTAFFLLIMWAFCPETSKRTVNEVLNEVAMRKNLKVSFPT is encoded by the exons AGTTCTATTTAAGTATGGAACGAAGATGGATACCGGTTTGGAGACCGTGGTGAAGATGAACGCTGATT ttagacgaattaagaaaatgaaaccgGAATTTTTGCGCACTGTCTACAAATGCTCTCGGAAAGTGTTCAAAATTTGTATGTGCCGAGGAGTTTGGTACGCTATAGGCACCTATCAAGGATTAGCGGCTCATAAGGCGGTGATCCG CTCTTGTCTAATGCCATCAATATCGATACACGTGCTGTCCATAGCACTCTGCTTATCGTCCGGATTTCAACAAGGATACATCGCTTCGGTTCTCAATCAACCATATCTCCAAATCGAGAACTATATCAATGAATCCTGGGCCGAACGAATGGAGAAGCCGTTAGACGAGGATCTCTTG AACGTATTGTGGTCCCTCTTGAACGTCTGCTTCCCGATCGCCACAATTTTTGGACAGTTTCTTGCCGCATTTCTTTGCAAAGAAATCGGACGGAAAGGCACTGCACTCCTCGCAAGTTCCCTCTACATCCCTGGAGTGTTATTgtgcgcggcttcgaagtATCTGCATCCGTACTTCGAACTCCTTTACATTGGAAGAATACTCTG GTCTCTCGCCAATGGTGTGAATAGTGTGAATGCGACCGTTTGGATCGTCGAATGTGCTCCTCCAGAGATTCGCGGAAGAATGGCCGCTATGCAGGAATTCTTTATGGCGGCAG GTGCCCTCGTCACTCAAGCGCTTGGAGTTCCTTTCTCGGAAGACCATCTATGGCCGTACGTGTTCGTACcaaatattgtttttgtgCTCCTCTCCATGGGTTTACTCGCTTTTGTCTACGAATCCCCGCAATACATCatggaaaaggaaggaaataaaactAAG GCTCGAAGAGCACTTGCCGCTTACCACGGTGTAAGCGTTGATGACGCTTCGATTGAGGCTGAACTCAGGATTTGTGAGGATAGCGTTAGCAGAAAAAGTACTAATGCTAAG AACGCAACATGTGCCATCCAAACCGAGCATGACTCGGTCACAGTGATTTTTATGCCGTGGAAAGCTCGAGACGACACCTCGAAAGTGATTCGGGAAGCTGCATGGCTTGGAGTGATGGTTAAG ATCGCCTACGTTTTCACTGGTGCTCGGTGCTTACGAGCGTTCAGTACATTTATCCTTTACGATTTGGGTGGATGGAGTTTCGATAGCGCTCTTTATGGATCCTTTGTTACCA GTCTTCTCAGACTTCCCTTCACTCTGATTCCTGTTTTTCTGGTGGATCGCCTCGGGCGACGGCCGTTGATGATCACGTCAACGGTGATCTCTCTCTTATCGTTGACCACGATGATTGTGGCTATCGATCTTGGACCTAATTTCAAG GTGGCCACACTGATCGGACTTTCCGTGCTGCTTTTAATCACCGCCTGTGGAATCGGCTCCGTGTCGAGATTTTATGCGGCCGAGCTTGTGCCGCGTAGCCTGTTGATTTCTTCCGTTTCGATTCTGACAATGTTCGAAGCGATGACGAAAATCGCAGTGGAATTCGCATGGTATCCTATTGCGAATGTG ATTGGTGCACAATCTCTTCTCATGTTCCTGATTCCCACCGCCTTCTTCCTTCTAATTATGTGGGCATTCTGCCCGGAAACAAGCAAAAGAACAGTCAACGAg gTCCTCAACGAGGTGGCAATGCGAAAGAACCTAAAAGTATCGTTTCCGACGTAA
- a CDS encoding hypothetical protein (NECATOR_CHRII.G4359.T2), producing the protein MCRGVWYAIGTYQGLAAHKAVIRSCLMPSISIHVLSIALCLSSGFQQGYIASVLNQPYLQIENYINESWAERMEKPLDEDLLNVLWSLLNVCFPIATIFGQFLAAFLCKEIGRKGTALLASSLYIPGVLLCAASKYLHPYFELLYIGRILWSLANGVNSVNATVWIVECAPPEIRGRMAAMQEFFMAAGALVTQALGVPFSEDHLWPYVFVPNIVFVLLSMGLLAFVYESPQYIMEKEGNKTKARRALAAYHGVSVDDASIEAELRICEDSVSRKSTNAKNATCAIQTEHDSVTVIFMPWKARDDTSKVIREAAWLGVMVKIAYVFTGARCLRAFSTFILYDLGGWSFDSALYGSFVTSLLRLPFTLIPVFLVDRLGRRPLMITSTVISLLSLTTMIVAIDLGPNFKVATLIGLSVLLLITACGIGSVSRFYAAELVPRSLLISSVSILTMFEAMTKIAVEFAWYPIANVIGAQSLLMFLIPTAFFLLIMWAFCPETSKRTVNEVLNEVAMRKNLKVSFPT; encoded by the exons ATGTGCCGAGGAGTTTGGTACGCTATAGGCACCTATCAAGGATTAGCGGCTCATAAGGCGGTGATCCG CTCTTGTCTAATGCCATCAATATCGATACACGTGCTGTCCATAGCACTCTGCTTATCGTCCGGATTTCAACAAGGATACATCGCTTCGGTTCTCAATCAACCATATCTCCAAATCGAGAACTATATCAATGAATCCTGGGCCGAACGAATGGAGAAGCCGTTAGACGAGGATCTCTTG AACGTATTGTGGTCCCTCTTGAACGTCTGCTTCCCGATCGCCACAATTTTTGGACAGTTTCTTGCCGCATTTCTTTGCAAAGAAATCGGACGGAAAGGCACTGCACTCCTCGCAAGTTCCCTCTACATCCCTGGAGTGTTATTgtgcgcggcttcgaagtATCTGCATCCGTACTTCGAACTCCTTTACATTGGAAGAATACTCTG GTCTCTCGCCAATGGTGTGAATAGTGTGAATGCGACCGTTTGGATCGTCGAATGTGCTCCTCCAGAGATTCGCGGAAGAATGGCCGCTATGCAGGAATTCTTTATGGCGGCAG GTGCCCTCGTCACTCAAGCGCTTGGAGTTCCTTTCTCGGAAGACCATCTATGGCCGTACGTGTTCGTACcaaatattgtttttgtgCTCCTCTCCATGGGTTTACTCGCTTTTGTCTACGAATCCCCGCAATACATCatggaaaaggaaggaaataaaactAAG GCTCGAAGAGCACTTGCCGCTTACCACGGTGTAAGCGTTGATGACGCTTCGATTGAGGCTGAACTCAGGATTTGTGAGGATAGCGTTAGCAGAAAAAGTACTAATGCTAAG AACGCAACATGTGCCATCCAAACCGAGCATGACTCGGTCACAGTGATTTTTATGCCGTGGAAAGCTCGAGACGACACCTCGAAAGTGATTCGGGAAGCTGCATGGCTTGGAGTGATGGTTAAG ATCGCCTACGTTTTCACTGGTGCTCGGTGCTTACGAGCGTTCAGTACATTTATCCTTTACGATTTGGGTGGATGGAGTTTCGATAGCGCTCTTTATGGATCCTTTGTTACCA GTCTTCTCAGACTTCCCTTCACTCTGATTCCTGTTTTTCTGGTGGATCGCCTCGGGCGACGGCCGTTGATGATCACGTCAACGGTGATCTCTCTCTTATCGTTGACCACGATGATTGTGGCTATCGATCTTGGACCTAATTTCAAG GTGGCCACACTGATCGGACTTTCCGTGCTGCTTTTAATCACCGCCTGTGGAATCGGCTCCGTGTCGAGATTTTATGCGGCCGAGCTTGTGCCGCGTAGCCTGTTGATTTCTTCCGTTTCGATTCTGACAATGTTCGAAGCGATGACGAAAATCGCAGTGGAATTCGCATGGTATCCTATTGCGAATGTG ATTGGTGCACAATCTCTTCTCATGTTCCTGATTCCCACCGCCTTCTTCCTTCTAATTATGTGGGCATTCTGCCCGGAAACAAGCAAAAGAACAGTCAACGAg gTCCTCAACGAGGTGGCAATGCGAAAGAACCTAAAAGTATCGTTTCCGACGTAA
- a CDS encoding hypothetical protein (NECATOR_CHRII.G4360.T1), producing MPSLSIHILSWALCLSSGFQQGYIASVLNQPYLQIQKFINQSWIDRTGSPLSSSTLDMMWSFLNVCFPIAMIFGQFLAAVMCKKIGRKGTALVACAVYIPATLLSAGAKLFHSFELLYVGRILWSLANGVNSVNATVWIVECAPPNIRGRMAAMQEFFMAAGSLVTQALGVPFSDDVLWPWIFLPNIAFVVVSLIMFLFLYESPQYIMQKGDTEKARKALAAYHGVSVEDSSLDSEIRICEEAIKKKSGKQKGASGGIETEHDSITILFMPWKARDPVSQVVRHGAWLGVMVKIAYVFTGARCLRAYSTFVLHSMGGWSHSAALMESLILGIVRLPTTLIPILLVDRIGRRPMLIGSTGICFVSLLLLLAAIDIGPSWKIATLIGLATLLLISACGIGSLSRFYSAELVPRSILLSSVSILTMFEALTKIGVEFAFYPLANVIHGQSMFLFLAPTGVFTIMMWMCPETSRRSVNEVLNDMAQRKKLDVVFPT from the exons ATGCCTTCTTTATCCATACATATCCTATCCTGGGCGCTCTGCCTCTCGTCTGGATTCCAGCAAGGCTACATTGCATCGGTACTGAACCAACCATACTtgcaaatacaaaaatttattaatcAGTCATGGATCGACCGTACAGGCTCCCCTCTGAGCTCGTCAACGCTG GACATGATGTGGTCATTTCTGAACGTCTGCTTTCCGATAGCCATGATTTTTGGCCAGTTTCTGGCAGCGGTTATGTGCAAAAAGATCGGAAGGAAAGGAACTGCGCTCGTGGCATGTGCAGTATACATCCCAGCAACCTTGCTTAGTGCTGGAGCGAAGCTCTTCCATTCGTTTGAGCTCTTATATGTGGGCAGGATTCTGTG GTCTTTGGCTAATGGGGTGAACAGCGTGAATGCAACCGTATGGATTGTCGAATGTGCACCGCCAAATATTCGTGGTAGAATGGCGGCGATGCAGGAGTTCTTCATGGCAGCTG GCTCGCTGGTCACACAAGCATTGGGTGTACCGTTCTCGGATGACGTGCTCTGGCCGTGGATCTTTCTTCCGAACATCGCTTTCGTGGTTGTATCGTTgatcatgtttctttttctctacgAGTCTCCTCAATACATCATGCAGAAGGGCGATACCGAGAAG GCAAGGAAGGCCTTGGCAGCGTATCATGGGGTCAGCGTGGAGGATTCGTCACTGGACTCGGAAATACGAATATGTGAAGAAgccataaaaaagaaaagtggaaaacagAAG GGAGCGTCTGGAGGAATTGAAACCGAACACGACTCAATCACCATACTCTTCATGCCATGGAAAGCTCGCGATCCTGTCTCCCAAGTGGTGCGCCACGGTGCATGGCTGGGCGTCATGGTGAAG ATAGCCTACGTATTCACGGGAGCAAGATGTCTTCGAGCGTACAGTACTTTTGTGTTGCACTCTATGGGTGGTTGGTCACATAGTGCAGCTTTGATGGAATCATTAATTCTGG GCATAGTTCGACTTCCTACTACATTGATCCCGATCCTTCTGGTAGATCGAATCGGTAGACGACCGATGCTCATAGGATCCACTGGAATATGTttcgtttcacttcttctgttGTTGGCAGCAATCGATATCGGACCAAGCTGGAAG ATAGCGACATTGATCGGACTCGCCACTCTACTTCTGATCAGCGCATGTGGAATCGGCTCACTTTCTCGATTCTACTCTGCCGAGCTCGTCCCCCGAAGCATCCTTCTCTCGTCCGTATCAATCCTTACAATGTTCGAAGCTCTTACTAAGATTGGAGTCGAATTCGCCTTCTACCCGCTAGCTAACGTG ATCCATGGGCAGTCTATGTTCTTGTTTCTAGCTCCCACTGGCGTATTCACGATTATGATGTGGATGTGTCCGGAAACAAGCAGGCGATCGGTGAATGAG GTATTAAACGATATGGCTCAGCGAAAGAAGCTCGACGTCGTTTTCCCTACGTAA